The following coding sequences lie in one Chloroflexota bacterium genomic window:
- a CDS encoding homospermidine synthase: MKISFGGRALILGCGSVSRCLQPLILRHFEMDFSKLTVMDFEDLRHAIPETLAAGAKYVQDRVTRENLPTLLGQYVGSGDLLIDLAWNIDCGEIMQWCHDHNVLYLNTSVELWDPYEDAGAISPADRTLYVRHLELRRRVSGWRDPGPTGVVEHGANPGLVSHWTKAALLDIAEDILKKDGLDPNRKTALERHLADTDYARLAMTTGVKVIHVSERDTQISDKPKEVDEFVNTWSVAGFHEEGVAPAEMGWGTHERRLPLNAHVHHHGPCNQICLAQMGMNTYVRSWVPLGGEIIGMVVRHGEAFTICDHLTVWENDKPIYRPTVHYAYLPTDAAIASLHELKMRSYELQPRQRIMNDEITGGIDELGVLLLGHDLNGWWTGSQLDIHEARKLVPGQSATTLQVAASILGAVFWMIRNPRQGFNVPDDLPHDQVLEISNPYLGPRPSIQTDWTPLKNRFDPFERWKDKGRPAEEDVWQFEAFVAF, encoded by the coding sequence ATGAAAATTTCTTTTGGTGGCCGTGCCCTGATCCTGGGCTGCGGGTCGGTGTCGCGCTGTCTCCAGCCGCTCATCCTGCGGCACTTCGAGATGGACTTCTCGAAACTGACGGTGATGGACTTTGAAGACCTACGTCACGCCATCCCCGAAACGCTGGCGGCGGGCGCGAAGTACGTGCAGGATCGAGTCACCCGCGAAAACCTGCCAACACTGCTGGGCCAATATGTTGGCTCCGGCGATCTGCTGATCGATCTGGCCTGGAACATTGACTGCGGCGAGATCATGCAGTGGTGTCACGACCACAACGTGCTGTATCTGAACACCTCGGTTGAGTTGTGGGATCCTTATGAAGATGCGGGCGCGATCTCGCCTGCTGATCGCACGCTCTACGTGCGCCACCTGGAGTTGCGCCGCCGTGTCAGTGGGTGGCGTGATCCCGGCCCGACCGGAGTCGTGGAGCATGGCGCAAACCCCGGATTGGTGAGCCACTGGACGAAAGCCGCCCTGCTCGACATCGCCGAAGACATACTCAAGAAAGACGGCCTCGACCCGAATCGCAAGACCGCGCTCGAAAGGCACCTGGCCGACACAGACTATGCCCGGCTGGCGATGACGACCGGCGTCAAAGTCATCCACGTTTCCGAGCGCGACACGCAAATTAGTGACAAGCCGAAAGAGGTGGATGAGTTTGTGAATACTTGGTCAGTGGCCGGCTTCCACGAGGAAGGCGTGGCCCCGGCAGAGATGGGTTGGGGCACGCACGAGAGGCGGCTTCCCCTGAATGCCCACGTTCACCATCACGGCCCGTGCAACCAAATCTGTCTGGCCCAAATGGGCATGAACACTTACGTGCGCTCGTGGGTTCCGCTCGGCGGCGAGATCATCGGCATGGTCGTGCGGCACGGCGAAGCCTTCACCATTTGCGACCATCTGACCGTGTGGGAAAACGATAAGCCAATCTATCGCCCGACCGTGCATTACGCCTACCTGCCCACCGACGCCGCCATTGCCTCACTGCACGAGTTGAAGATGCGAAGCTACGAGCTTCAGCCCCGACAGCGGATCATGAACGACGAGATCACGGGCGGCATAGACGAGTTGGGCGTGCTTCTGCTTGGCCACGACCTGAACGGCTGGTGGACGGGCTCGCAGTTGGACATTCACGAGGCGCGCAAACTTGTACCGGGCCAGAGCGCGACGACGCTACAAGTAGCCGCCTCGATTCTGGGAGCCGTGTTCTGGATGATCCGCAACCCGCGCCAGGGCTTCAACGTGCCAGACGACTTGCCGCACGACCAAGTGCTGGAAATCTCCAACCCCTACCTCGGCCCGCGCCCCTCGATCCAAACCGACTGGACGCCGCTCAAGAACCGCTTCGACCCGTTCGAGCGCTGGAAAGACAAAGGGCGGCCCGCCGAGGAGGATGTTTGGCAGTTTGAGGCGTTTGTGGCGTTTTGA
- a CDS encoding DUF488 domain-containing protein: MKLLTIGHSNHSLDKFIRLLEANGVMTLVDVRTAPASRYNPHFNKSNLEQELPRREIQYVFAGKFLGGRPSDPTCYKSKTLPAEGADYLHEVDYQEVMKREWFVKAVARLLEIADEGTTAILCSEENPADCHRHHLIAKYILREHPDVTVQHIRGDGVVFNAASLLKSVDEAEGEQPPLL, translated from the coding sequence ATGAAGCTTCTCACCATCGGCCACAGCAACCACAGCCTCGACAAGTTCATCCGCCTGCTGGAAGCGAACGGGGTGATGACGCTGGTGGACGTGCGCACCGCTCCGGCCAGCCGCTACAACCCGCACTTCAACAAAAGCAATCTCGAACAAGAACTGCCCCGCCGCGAGATTCAATACGTCTTCGCCGGCAAATTTCTGGGTGGCCGCCCCTCCGACCCGACCTGCTATAAGTCCAAGACCCTGCCCGCCGAGGGCGCGGACTATCTGCACGAAGTGGACTATCAAGAAGTGATGAAGCGCGAGTGGTTCGTCAAAGCCGTCGCCCGCCTGCTCGAAATCGCCGACGAGGGCACGACAGCCATCCTGTGCAGTGAAGAGAATCCGGCGGACTGCCACCGCCACCACCTGATCGCCAAATATATTTTGCGCGAGCACCCGGACGTGACCGTGCAACACATTCGCGGCGACGGCGTGGTGTTCAATGCAGCGTCACTGCTCAAATCGGTGGACGAGGCGGAGGGGGAACAACCGCCGCTTTTATGA
- a CDS encoding DUF488 domain-containing protein, which produces MKLYTIGFTQKRAEEFFGLLETRGVQRLVDIRLSPGGQLSGFAKQEDLPYFLRELAAGCQYVHLPLLAPTKEILKDYRTDDDWPRYETRFEQLMDERDVPAVINRDEFEALASCLLCSEATPEQCHRRLVAERLAAHWPGVEIVHL; this is translated from the coding sequence ATGAAACTCTATACAATCGGCTTCACCCAAAAACGCGCCGAAGAGTTTTTTGGATTGCTGGAGACTCGCGGCGTGCAACGCCTGGTGGACATCCGCCTCAGCCCCGGCGGCCAGCTCTCCGGTTTCGCCAAGCAGGAAGACCTGCCCTACTTCCTCCGCGAACTGGCCGCCGGTTGCCAGTATGTTCATCTGCCTCTTCTGGCCCCGACCAAAGAAATTCTCAAAGACTACAGAACCGACGACGACTGGCCGCGTTACGAGACTCGCTTCGAGCAGTTGATGGACGAGCGGGATGTTCCGGCTGTCATCAACCGCGACGAGTTTGAAGCGCTGGCCTCGTGCCTGCTGTGCAGTGAAGCCACGCCCGAACAGTGCCACCGCCGCCTCGTTGCCGAGAGGCTGGCCGCCCATTGGCCGGGCGTGGAGATTGTCCATTTGTAG
- a CDS encoding VOC family protein: MDNGGFTYRLKITDLAFRYYCDAQRKADRAPNDISAQLTSTLRSGNTYLRIGLARGWDKQPERCYLQITGVHTFPDYLDGKTFADFAPVPLAVPTIARLHHAQITIPAGAEEAGRQFYCGVLGLRETEKPDSLQGRGGFWLQVGGQQLHVGTEDGVDRNATKAHLAYEVADLEAWRKRLGQYRVAIQESVPIPGYRRFEIRDPFGNRIEFIQPL; encoded by the coding sequence ATGGACAACGGCGGGTTCACCTACCGCCTGAAAATCACCGACCTAGCCTTTCGCTACTACTGCGACGCGCAACGCAAAGCCGACCGCGCTCCAAACGACATCTCAGCCCAACTCACCTCGACGCTCAGGTCGGGCAACACTTATCTTCGCATCGGGCTGGCCCGAGGCTGGGATAAACAGCCGGAGCGGTGCTACTTGCAGATCACCGGCGTCCACACCTTCCCCGATTACCTCGACGGCAAAACCTTCGCCGACTTTGCGCCCGTCCCGCTCGCCGTGCCAACCATCGCCCGCCTGCACCACGCCCAAATCACGATCCCGGCTGGCGCAGAAGAGGCAGGCCGCCAGTTTTATTGCGGCGTGCTGGGCCTGCGCGAGACCGAGAAGCCCGACTCACTGCAAGGGCGCGGCGGCTTCTGGCTGCAAGTTGGCGGACAGCAACTGCACGTGGGAACAGAGGACGGCGTGGATCGCAATGCGACGAAAGCGCACCTGGCCTACGAAGTAGCCGACCTCGAAGCGTGGCGGAAACGGCTGGGGCAGTACCGAGTCGCCATTCAAGAGTCGGTTCCCATTCCCGGCTACCGTCGCTTTGAAATTCGCGATCCATTTGGCAACCGCATCGAGTTCATTCAGCCGTTATAA